One Acidimicrobiales bacterium genomic window carries:
- a CDS encoding alpha/beta hydrolase: MLRAAVTKAVALASVVALVAGLASCGDGSPTNGDGRGAEGGAAASSPPVALPAGEQLYRPPDGLGDGPPGSLVWFEESPSIGEARAWRILARSSNGDGEPTWATARVFRPVGAAPEGGFPVVVWAHGTAGLADRCAPSRTSADIPGISNLLLAGFVVVAPDGAGLGTPGPAGYLVGVDEGHAVLDAARSATQVPGADAGTEVGLWGFSSGGQGALFAAQLAEEYAPELTILGTAAVAPVSDVARFAGVAANFPLTFGYAFMTFGAWREVYQADLSTIFAPGALAELPLLRQQCANEIAVHFALTPIDEIRAADPTVTAPWVELLAQNEVGADPTSGPVLLVQGTDDPIIDPASTDRLAERLCLAGVDVELRSVPGARHEVVFPTAPDVVGWFADRSAGVPASTTCPS, translated from the coding sequence ATGCTCCGGGCGGCCGTGACGAAAGCGGTTGCGCTGGCCTCGGTCGTCGCCCTGGTGGCCGGGCTGGCGTCGTGCGGCGACGGGAGCCCGACGAACGGGGACGGGCGCGGCGCGGAGGGCGGCGCGGCAGCTTCGAGCCCACCGGTCGCGCTGCCGGCGGGGGAGCAGCTCTACCGGCCGCCGGATGGTCTCGGGGACGGACCCCCAGGGAGCCTGGTGTGGTTCGAGGAGAGCCCGTCCATCGGTGAGGCGCGTGCCTGGCGGATCCTGGCGCGCTCGTCGAACGGGGACGGTGAGCCGACCTGGGCCACGGCTCGGGTCTTCCGGCCCGTGGGCGCCGCGCCCGAAGGCGGGTTCCCGGTGGTGGTCTGGGCCCACGGCACCGCGGGGCTGGCCGACCGGTGCGCCCCTTCGCGCACGTCGGCCGACATCCCGGGGATCTCCAACCTGCTGCTCGCAGGGTTCGTCGTCGTCGCCCCCGATGGCGCCGGGCTCGGGACTCCGGGGCCGGCGGGATACCTCGTCGGCGTCGACGAGGGCCACGCGGTGCTGGACGCGGCCCGGTCGGCGACGCAGGTGCCGGGCGCCGACGCCGGCACCGAGGTGGGCCTCTGGGGCTTCTCCTCCGGGGGACAGGGAGCGTTGTTCGCCGCCCAACTGGCCGAGGAGTACGCCCCTGAGCTCACCATCCTCGGCACCGCGGCGGTCGCGCCGGTGTCGGACGTGGCCCGCTTCGCCGGGGTCGCCGCCAACTTCCCGCTGACCTTCGGCTATGCGTTCATGACCTTCGGCGCCTGGCGGGAGGTCTACCAGGCCGACCTGTCGACGATCTTCGCGCCCGGGGCGCTCGCCGAGCTCCCGCTGCTGCGCCAGCAGTGCGCCAACGAGATCGCCGTCCACTTCGCCCTCACCCCCATCGACGAAATCCGGGCCGCGGATCCCACCGTCACCGCTCCCTGGGTCGAGCTGCTGGCACAGAACGAGGTCGGCGCCGACCCGACCAGCGGGCCGGTCCTGCTGGTGCAGGGCACCGACGATCCCATCATCGATCCCGCCTCGACCGACCGACTGGCGGAGCGACTGTGCCTCGCCGGCGTCGACGTCGAGCTGCGCTCGGTTCCGGGCGCCCGCCATGAGGTCGTGTTCCCGACCGCGCCGGACGTGGTCGGCTGGTTCGCCGACCGTTCCGCCGGCGTTCCCGCGTCGACCACCTGTCCGTCCTGA